A region from the Aricia agestis chromosome 12, ilAriAges1.1, whole genome shotgun sequence genome encodes:
- the LOC121732209 gene encoding monocarboxylate transporter 9-like yields the protein MEPESPRILRNRACEERKKPDAAPTVLESLLSDTTSGIVKGEDDTTSVGTTFSSPEIEVPSNDNIVVGEYKKAEEEDDFDGIKHALRFMPIINKSSEKINVKNVESETLLAKPETKKVTIPDGGWGWVVVLSSFILSMIADGISFSFGLLYIEFLDEFKASKSTTAWIGSLFIAVPLLSGPVMSALVDRYGCRSMTILGGLISTLGFVLASVSNTLETMMITFGVIAGLGLGLVYVTAVVSIAYWFEKKRNLAVGLGACGTGVGTFVYAPMTQYFIDEYGWRGTILLLAGTLLNICVCGCVMRDPEWWILEQKRQRDLNDKSNVKSRSSSIVSLENPYVFDYDSPTRGKSMKRLILKGLSPEKVIRDEVASIRRHENLLLMSKNYKKQRSRSLIDIYVPLVSNNQVIVNIPCSPEEMKATEKMKTLQLPIVNDELRNINADCPKISITRTQSDYCGHRDISNEPLPAPTFKPRRLRKSMSESKDVPLIKQDSKENKRDWLKKQLSVNHHYLRDLKMPLNSISHRNAMLNIKKYKLKASSCPDIFKNSMITFDEEEEKWYDDFVDCLGDMFNVSLLKKATFDLLCLGTIIIFIWFIVPYFYLAEHMVHQGYTEDDGAVMLSLIGITNTIGMVTLGWIGDFPKVSIGTLYSVCLILCGASVAAIPPAASNYWILASISAAFGLLFAASFTFTPSLLVKLVSLDDFTAAYGLVLLAQGIGHLIGPPLSGLIYDLTLSWELSFYLAGGWIMIAGVLIFFIHPIQIYMKRREARSESDDSIA from the exons atggagcCAGAATCTCCTAGAATATTAAGAAATAGAGCGTGTGAGGAAAGAAAGAAGCCAGATGCAGCCCCCACAGTTCTTGAATCTCTTCTGTCAGACACCACTTCTGGTATCGTAAAAGGTGAAGACGATACGACAAGTGTTGGTACTACGTTTTCTAGTCCCGAAATAGAAGTACCTAGTAATGATAATATCGTAGTCGGTGAATATAAAAAGGCTGAAGAGGAAGATGATTTCGATGGTATTAAACATGCTTTAAGATTTATGCCAATTATAAATAAGTCTTCAgagaaaataaatgtaaaaaatgttgaatCTGAAACATTACTAGCCAAACCTGAAACtaaaaaagtaactattccaGATGGCGGTTGGGGTTGGGTGGTGGTCTTGTCATCTTTTATACTATCCATGATAGCTGATGGCATAAGTTTTTCATTTGGATTACTTTACATAGAATTTTTGGATGAATTCAAAGCCAGTAAATCAACAACAGCTTGGATTGGTAGCTTATTCATTGCTGTGCCACTTCTGTCTGGTCCCGTTATGAGTGCTTTGGTAGACAGATATGGATGTCGTAGTATGACGATTTTGGGTGGCTTGATATCAACCCTTGGCTTTGTATTGGCCTCTGTGTCGAATACTTTAGAGACGATGATGATTACGTTCGGAGTAATAGCAGGTTTAGGACTTGGACTTGTGTATGTTACTGCAGTGGTCTCTATAGCTTACTGGTTTGAGAAGAAGAGAAATCTAGCAGTTGGATTAGGCGCATGTGGCACAGGAGTAGGTACGTTTGTTTATGCACCAATGACACAATATTTTATAGACGAGTATGGATGGAGGGGTACCATTCTACTCTTAGCTGGCACCTTACTGAATATTTGTGTATGTGGATGCGTAATGAGGGATCCGGAATGGTGGATTCTTGAACAAAAGAGACAAAGAGATCTTAATGATAAATCAAATGTTAAATCAAGAAGTTCAAGTATAGTTTCATTAGAAAATCCATACGTATTCGATTATGATTCTCCTACACGTGGTAAAAGTATGAAACGTTTGATATTAAAGGGGTTGTCACCAGAAAAAGTAATAAGAGATGAAGTAGCTAGTATACGCCGTCACGAAAACTTGTTGCTGATGAGCAAAAATTATAAGAAGCAAAGATCAAGATCATTGATTGATATTTACGTGCCTTTGGTTTCCAATAATCAG gtCATCGTAAACATTCCTTGCAGTCCAGAAGAAATGAAAGCAACTGAGAAAATGAAAACACTACAACTGCCAATAGTCAACGATGAGCTGCGAAACATTAATGCAGATTGTCCGAAAATATCCATTACTAGAACACAATCTGACTATTGTGGACACAGAGACATAAGTAATGAGCCTTTGCCAGCTCCAACCTTTAAACCAAGAAGACTTAGAAAATCAATGTCGGAATCTAAAGATGTCCCTCTTATTAAGCAGGACAGTAAGGAAAATAAAAGGGATTGGTTGAAAAAACAACTTTCCGTCAATCATCATTATTTGAGAGATTTGAAGATGCCACTAAACTCCATAAGCCATAGAAATGCAATGTTAAACATAAAGAAGTACAAGCTTAAAGCCTCTTCCTGTCCGGATATATTCAAAAATTCAATGATCACTTTCGATGAAGAGGAAGAG AAATGGTACGATGACTTCGTCGATTGCCTTGGCGACATGTTTAACGTCTCTCTACTCAAGAAAGCCACATTCGATCTCCTCTGTTTGGGCACTATCATTATATTCATCTGGTTTATTGTGCCATACTTCTACTTGGCTGAGCACATGGTCCATCAGGGATATACGGAAGACGACGGTGCTGTGATGCTAAGTTTGATCGGCATCACTAATACGATTGGAATG GTAACCTTAGGTTGGATAGGAGATTTCCCGAAGGTCTCAATAGGAACACTATATTCAGTATGTCTGATACTATGTGGGGCATCCGTAGCTGCTATTCCACCGGCAGCGTCAAATTACTGGATTCTGGCATCGATTTCTGCTGCATTTGGGCTACTTTTTGCCGCGTCATTCACTTTTACTCCAAGTTTACTAGTGAAACTTGTGTCTCTGGATGACTTTACCGCGGCTTATGGTTTGGTACTTTTGGCTCAAGGAATAGGACACTTGATTGGGCCACCATTGTCag gtTTAATCTACGACTTGACTTTATCATGGGAACTGTCTTTTTACTTAGCTGGTGGTTGGATTATGATTGCTGGAgtattaatattctttatacacCCAATACAAATCTACATGAAACGACGTGAGGCAAGAAGCGAGTCAGATGACAGCATAGCATAA
- the LOC121732586 gene encoding 40S ribosomal protein S24: MSEGTATIRTRKFMTNRLLARKQMVCDVLHPGKPTVSKTEIREKLAKMYKVTPDVVFVFGFKTNFGGGKSTGFALIYDTLDLAKKFEPKHRLARHGLYEKKRPTRKQRKERKNRMKKVRGTKKSKVGAAAKK, encoded by the exons ATGAGTGAAGGAACGGCAACAATTCGTACCCGTAAATTCATGACCAACAG GTTGTTGGCCAGGAAGCAAATGGTCTGCGATGTCCTCCATCCGGGCAAGCCCACCGTCAGCAAGACGGAGATCAGGGAAAAGCTCGCCAAAATGTACAAGGTGACACCTGATGTAGTCTTCGTGTTCGGTTTCAAAACCAACTTCGGAGGCGGCAAATCCACAGGCTTCGCTCTCATCTACGACACCCTAGACCTGGCCAAGAAATTCGAGCCCAAGCACAGGTTAGCTCGCCACGGTCTATATGAAAAGAAGAGGCCGACCCGCAAACAGCGCAAGGAACGCAAGAACAGGATGAAGAAGGTACGTGGTACCAAGAAATCGAAGGTCGGTGCCGCCGCCAAGAAGTGA
- the LOC121732262 gene encoding lactosylceramide 4-alpha-galactosyltransferase-like: protein MASDVTSNIINLLKSRAKDKSFIITSVILLILFIIIDNELSSENEDSMNDVSCHYEYEADALTPIEDLPISHNPIFFHETSCRGYLDSYEMCAIESAARQHSDWKIYVLFSGPVTAGNFNKRSFKMLKKYPNVQFARIRILDYTKNTPVEQLVHSGSLNRSQWKVEHTSQILRFVTLYKQGGVYMDLDFVVAKPISSLARNWVARESDTEIAAGILAFSRDSVGRDFAEEAIRELSTSFTESDWRNSGSGVVTRVLKKRCSTPHPSYMSAATCEGFEVYGPQFFYPVEWKNARSYFQKGDLNVQNAYTYHLWSHITRKFDVYIGSPYERLTKRYCPDTFKLYYSTGQ, encoded by the exons ATGGCATCAGATGTTACTTCAAATATAATCAACCTATTAAAATCTCGAGCGAAAGATAAATCATTTATTATAACTTCAGTGAtcctacttattttatttattatcatcGATAACGAGTTATCATCAGAGAACGAAGATTCAATGAATGACGTGTCCTGCCATTACGAATATGAGGCTGACGCTCTCACTCCAATAGAAGATCTTCCAATTTCACACAATCCTATCTTCTTCCACGAGACGTCATGCAGAGGCTACTTAGATTCTTACGAAATGTGCGCCATAGAATCCGCAGCTCGTCAGCATTCAGATTGGAAAATATACGTGCTTTTCAGTGGACCAGTCACAGCTGGCAATTTCAACAAACGTAGTTTCAAAATGCTGAAAAAGTATCCGAACGTACAATTTGCCAGAATTCGAATTTTGGATTACACGAAGAACACTCCAGTAGAGCAACTCGTGCACAGCGGTTCCCTCAACAGGTCGCAATGGAAAGTAGAGCATACTTCCCAGATACTTCGATTTGTGACTTTGTATAAACAGGGTGGCGTTTATATGGATTTAGACTTTGTAGTCGCAAAGCCTATAAGTTCCCTGGCTAGGAACTGGGTGGCAAGAGAATCTGATACAGAAATAGCGGCGGGCATCCTGGCTTTCTCACGAGACAGTGTTGGCAGAGATTTTGCTGAAGAGGCAATAAG AGAGCTAAGCACCAGCTTCACGGAGTCTGACTGGCGGAACAGTGGCTCAGGAGTGGTCACCAGGGTGCTGAAGAAGCGCTGCTCCACCCCACACCCCAGCTACATGTCTGCGGCCACTTGTgaag GGTTTGAAGTGTACGGGCCGCAATTCTTCTACCCAGTAGAATGGAAGAATGCTCGCAGTTATTTCCAGAAAGGAGATCTAAACGTACAGAATGCCTACACTTACCATCTCTGGAGTCACATTACTAGGAAGTTTGATGTGTACATAGGTTCACCGTATGAAAGACTTACCAAACGGTACTGTCCAGATACTTTCAAGTTGTATTATAGTACTGGTCAATAA